The following coding sequences are from one Pelagovum sp. HNIBRBA483 window:
- a CDS encoding Do family serine endopeptidase, with protein MALVLSQLTPAAAQDRPVSFAELAERVSPAVVNITTTTMVADRMGPQGMVPEGSPFEDFFRDFDNGPGQPRRSSALGSGFVISADGYVVTNNHVIEDADEILIEFFSGDEMPAEVIGTDPNTDIALLKVDAENLDFVNFGDSDGMGSRVGDWVIAMGNPLGQGFSVSAGIVSARNRELSGTYDDYIQTDAAINRGNSGGPLFNMEGEVIGVNTAILSPNGGSIGIGFSMASNVVKNVVDQLQEYGETRRGWLGVRIQNVGDDMVEAIEGLDMARGALVTEVPDGPAKDGGLLAGDVILSFDGMDVPDTRELVRMVGNAPVGKTVDVIVLRAGDEVGLAVTLGRRETMEPVAFPDTVEPDPAEPQEVLGLMLSEVTPELAERFQLAQDSGLVVLDVMPESDASIKGIMPGDLITEAGQQKVTSIAEFEERVQEARDGGRKSILLLIRRQGQPQFMALLVNE; from the coding sequence ATGGCCTTGGTGCTGTCCCAGCTAACACCGGCCGCCGCGCAGGACCGCCCTGTCAGCTTTGCTGAACTGGCAGAGCGGGTGAGCCCTGCGGTGGTTAACATCACCACAACCACCATGGTCGCAGACCGCATGGGCCCGCAGGGGATGGTTCCGGAAGGCTCGCCTTTCGAGGATTTCTTCCGCGATTTCGATAATGGCCCCGGCCAGCCGCGCCGCTCCTCGGCGCTCGGCTCCGGCTTTGTGATTTCGGCGGATGGCTATGTGGTGACCAACAACCATGTGATCGAGGATGCCGACGAGATCCTTATCGAGTTCTTCTCGGGCGATGAGATGCCCGCCGAGGTGATTGGCACTGACCCAAACACCGATATTGCGCTCTTGAAGGTGGATGCCGAAAATCTCGATTTCGTCAACTTCGGGGATAGTGATGGCATGGGATCGCGCGTGGGTGATTGGGTGATTGCCATGGGCAACCCGCTGGGGCAGGGCTTTTCTGTATCCGCGGGGATCGTTTCCGCCCGAAACCGTGAGCTGTCGGGCACCTATGACGACTATATCCAGACCGATGCGGCGATTAACCGTGGCAACTCCGGTGGCCCGCTCTTTAACATGGAAGGCGAAGTTATCGGGGTGAACACCGCGATCCTGTCGCCCAACGGTGGTTCGATCGGCATTGGCTTCTCGATGGCGTCGAACGTGGTCAAGAACGTCGTCGACCAGTTGCAGGAATACGGCGAGACACGCCGTGGCTGGCTGGGTGTGCGTATCCAGAATGTTGGGGATGACATGGTCGAGGCGATTGAAGGGCTCGACATGGCCCGCGGTGCCTTGGTGACAGAAGTACCGGACGGGCCTGCCAAGGATGGCGGCTTGCTGGCGGGCGATGTGATCTTGAGTTTTGACGGAATGGACGTGCCTGACACGCGGGAGCTTGTACGGATGGTCGGCAATGCGCCGGTGGGCAAAACGGTTGATGTGATCGTGCTGCGCGCAGGCGATGAGGTCGGGCTTGCGGTGACACTGGGCCGACGCGAAACGATGGAGCCGGTCGCCTTTCCCGATACGGTAGAGCCTGATCCGGCAGAGCCGCAGGAAGTTCTGGGGCTGATGCTGTCAGAGGTGACGCCAGAGCTTGCGGAGCGCTTCCAGCTTGCGCAGGACAGCGGCTTGGTCGTGCTTGATGTCATGCCCGAGAGCGATGCCTCGATCAAAGGGATCATGCCTGGCGACCTGATTACCGAAGCAGGCCAGCAGAAGGTGACGAGCATCGCCGAGTTCGAGGAGCGTGTTCAAGAGGCGCGCGACGGTGGCCGGAAGTCGATCCTGCTGCTGATCCGCCGTCAGGGACAGCCGCAATTCATGGCGCTTCTCGTTAACGAGTAA
- the cobS gene encoding adenosylcobinamide-GDP ribazoletransferase → MRNRDTRLQDFERADIARALGLISRLPVRVDPDSAQARGGAAAWAWPVAGGIIGAIAALAAAIALGLGLGPAIAAALALATLVVITGAMHEDGLADCADGFWGGWEKTRRLEIMKDSHIGAYGVAALILSFLLRWSALTMLFAEGYVWTTLIAAAALSRAPMVVLMRQLPNARGTGLSQSVGQPTLRAMQGALIAALVIGFLTTGFQIILLTIVVALATLGVAAIARAKIDGQTGDVLGATQQVAEIAVLLGLVALNS, encoded by the coding sequence ATGCGCAACCGCGACACCCGCCTGCAAGATTTCGAACGTGCCGACATCGCCCGCGCATTGGGCCTGATCAGCCGCCTTCCAGTGCGCGTTGACCCTGATAGCGCGCAGGCGCGCGGGGGCGCCGCCGCGTGGGCATGGCCTGTTGCAGGCGGCATCATCGGCGCGATTGCCGCCCTCGCCGCCGCGATCGCACTCGGCTTGGGCCTCGGCCCCGCGATCGCGGCGGCTCTGGCACTTGCAACCCTCGTCGTGATTACCGGCGCGATGCATGAAGACGGGCTGGCCGATTGCGCAGACGGTTTCTGGGGCGGATGGGAAAAAACCCGCCGCCTCGAGATCATGAAAGACAGCCATATCGGCGCCTATGGCGTCGCGGCGCTGATCCTCTCTTTCCTGCTGCGCTGGTCCGCGCTGACGATGCTCTTTGCGGAAGGCTACGTCTGGACGACACTCATCGCCGCCGCAGCGCTGAGCCGTGCACCGATGGTGGTGCTGATGCGGCAGCTTCCCAACGCACGCGGCACGGGCCTTTCCCAATCGGTTGGCCAGCCAACGCTACGCGCTATGCAAGGGGCTTTGATCGCCGCACTTGTCATCGGATTTCTGACGACCGGATTTCAGATCATCCTGCTGACCATCGTGGTCGCCCTCGCGACGCTTGGCGTTGCCGCCATCGCGCGGGCCAAGATCGACGGACAGACTGGCGATGTTCTGGGTGCAACCCAGCAGGTTGCTGAAATCGCCGTTCTGCTTGGCCTCGTCGCGCTTAACAGCTAA
- the hflK gene encoding FtsH protease activity modulator HflK yields the protein MAGNNGGPWGGGGNRGGGGDDRERPPNGGGRRPGQDGGQIPEIDELVNKGREQLRVLMGGGGGGGQRGGGGQGGGGGPRLTRGTIGLGALAAVVLWGMASFYTVKPEEQSVELFLGSYYKTGQPGLNFAPWPFVTADVINVTSERTEDIGVGANSRDASGLMLTTDANIVDIDFQVVWNINDPAKLLFNIRDPQLTVQAVSESVMREIIAASPLAPILNRDRGLIADTAATEIQAILDGYDSGISIVRLNLDKADPPREVIDSFRAVQAAEQERDRLQRQADAYANRVLAEARGEAAQILEQAEGYRAQVVNQALGEASRFSAVLEEYSKAEDVTRRRLYLETMEKVFGDVDKIILDPSLAGGDGNGVVPYLPLNELNRNSGGGN from the coding sequence ATGGCTGGTAATAACGGTGGCCCTTGGGGCGGCGGCGGAAACAGAGGCGGGGGCGGCGATGACCGCGAGCGTCCGCCAAATGGTGGCGGGCGCAGGCCCGGTCAAGATGGCGGGCAGATCCCCGAGATCGACGAACTGGTGAACAAGGGGCGCGAGCAATTGCGCGTTCTGATGGGCGGCGGCGGTGGCGGTGGCCAGCGCGGCGGTGGCGGTCAGGGCGGCGGCGGTGGCCCGCGACTGACCCGTGGCACTATCGGGCTTGGTGCTCTGGCAGCAGTGGTGCTGTGGGGGATGGCATCCTTCTACACCGTGAAACCGGAAGAGCAGTCGGTAGAGCTGTTTCTCGGGAGCTATTACAAAACCGGGCAGCCGGGCTTGAACTTTGCACCTTGGCCTTTTGTGACGGCAGACGTGATCAACGTCACTTCCGAACGGACAGAAGATATCGGCGTAGGCGCCAACAGCCGCGATGCGAGCGGCCTGATGCTAACGACCGACGCGAATATCGTGGATATTGATTTCCAAGTTGTGTGGAACATCAACGATCCGGCTAAGCTGCTGTTTAACATTCGTGACCCGCAATTGACGGTTCAAGCAGTATCGGAATCCGTGATGCGCGAGATCATCGCCGCGTCACCGCTGGCGCCGATCCTCAACCGTGACCGTGGCTTGATCGCGGATACAGCGGCGACTGAAATTCAGGCCATTCTGGACGGCTATGACAGCGGTATTTCGATCGTGCGTCTGAACCTCGACAAGGCTGACCCGCCGCGCGAAGTGATCGACAGCTTCCGTGCGGTTCAGGCTGCTGAACAGGAGCGTGATCGGTTGCAACGGCAGGCGGATGCTTATGCGAACCGCGTATTGGCCGAGGCGCGTGGTGAAGCCGCGCAGATCCTTGAACAGGCCGAAGGCTACCGTGCGCAGGTCGTGAATCAGGCATTGGGTGAAGCGAGCCGCTTTAGCGCCGTGCTTGAGGAATATTCCAAGGCCGAAGATGTGACGCGGCGCCGTCTCTATCTGGAAACGATGGAAAAGGTCTTTGGCGATGTGGATAAGATCATTCTCGATCCGTCCCTCGCGGGGGGCGATGGAAATGGCGTGGTGCCGTATCTGCCGCTGAACGAGCTGAACCGTAATTCTGGTGGAGGGAACTAA
- a CDS encoding DUF2065 domain-containing protein gives MTEALYALGLVLIVEGLVYVLAPHVIEDLLRLLRDMPAEARRLTGLIALTIGLALVWYARMVAAG, from the coding sequence ATGACCGAAGCGCTGTATGCGTTGGGTCTTGTATTGATTGTCGAGGGGCTGGTCTATGTGCTGGCCCCTCACGTTATTGAAGACCTGCTACGCCTGTTGCGGGATATGCCTGCCGAGGCGCGGAGGCTCACCGGGCTGATCGCGCTTACAATCGGGCTTGCGCTCGTCTGGTATGCGCGCATGGTGGCGGCAGGGTGA
- the metF gene encoding methylenetetrahydrofolate reductase [NAD(P)H], whose translation MTRPSISFEFFPPKSLEASFRLWDTINTLSPLAPEFVSVTYGAGGTTRKLTHDAVSTIHKRTGLNVAAHLTCVDASRDETLEIARAYKAAGVSDIVALRGDPPKGAIGFTPHAAGFSSSVELIEALASEGSFNIRVGAYPEKHPEAASDQANIDYLKRKIDAGATSAITQFFFEAETFFRFRDACVKAGIDVPIIPGILPVENWAGTRRFAAQCGTSIPKVVEDAFEHAERDGTSDLLATALASELCDDLLGGGVEHLHFYTLNRPELTRDVCFALGITPELQLENVA comes from the coding sequence ATGACCCGCCCGTCCATCTCGTTTGAATTTTTCCCTCCCAAATCGCTCGAAGCATCGTTCCGGCTTTGGGATACGATCAACACGCTGTCACCGCTCGCGCCGGAGTTCGTCTCGGTGACATATGGCGCGGGGGGCACGACCCGCAAACTGACGCATGATGCAGTCAGCACGATCCACAAGCGCACCGGCCTGAACGTTGCCGCACATCTGACTTGTGTTGATGCCAGCCGCGACGAAACACTCGAAATCGCACGCGCCTACAAGGCCGCGGGCGTCTCGGATATTGTCGCCCTCCGTGGCGACCCGCCGAAAGGCGCCATAGGGTTTACCCCACACGCCGCAGGCTTCAGCTCGTCTGTCGAATTGATTGAGGCGCTGGCAAGTGAAGGCAGCTTTAACATCCGCGTCGGCGCCTACCCCGAGAAGCACCCCGAGGCCGCGTCCGATCAGGCGAATATCGACTACCTCAAGCGCAAGATAGACGCCGGCGCGACGAGCGCGATTACCCAGTTCTTTTTCGAAGCGGAGACTTTCTTCCGTTTTCGTGATGCATGCGTGAAAGCGGGAATCGACGTGCCTATCATCCCCGGCATTCTCCCCGTCGAAAACTGGGCAGGAACCCGCCGTTTCGCAGCGCAATGCGGCACATCCATCCCGAAGGTGGTCGAAGATGCCTTTGAACATGCAGAAAGGGACGGCACGAGCGATCTTCTCGCCACCGCCCTTGCCAGCGAACTGTGCGATGATCTTCTCGGTGGCGGCGTGGAGCACCTTCATTTTTACACGCTCAACCGCCCCGAGCTGACTCGCGACGTCTGTTTCGCGCTCGGCATCACACCCGAATTGCAACTGGAAAACGTTGCCTGA
- the cobT gene encoding nicotinate-nucleotide--dimethylbenzimidazole phosphoribosyltransferase: protein MTVPFLTLEEFRAVLAALPTADTAAKDAAEARNGQLTKPPGALGRLEDLAIWYAAWRGDQKPQLAAPQVLVFAGNHGVCAQGVSAFPPEVTVQMVANFEHGGAAINQLAKAFGAKMDVHALELDNPTNDFTQGPAMSEVEVVAALAAGWEAVDPKADLVVTGEMGIGNTTSAAGIAAAILGGDPADWTGRGTGVDDAGLARKTQAVADGLARNPEARADPLQALRCLGGREIAAMAGAMAAAHQHRIPVIIDGFICTAAALVLAKTADGALDHAVAGHKSAEGAHMRLLDAIGKQPLLDLGLRLGEGSGAALAIGVLKGAIACHSGMATFAEAGVSDG from the coding sequence ATGACAGTTCCCTTTTTGACACTTGAAGAGTTTCGCGCGGTTCTGGCAGCCCTGCCCACAGCCGACACTGCGGCGAAAGATGCTGCGGAGGCGCGGAACGGGCAATTGACCAAACCGCCGGGAGCGTTGGGCCGTCTGGAGGATTTGGCGATTTGGTATGCCGCGTGGCGCGGTGACCAGAAGCCCCAACTGGCAGCGCCTCAGGTGCTTGTCTTTGCAGGAAATCATGGCGTTTGTGCGCAAGGTGTGTCGGCCTTTCCGCCGGAGGTCACGGTGCAGATGGTGGCCAATTTCGAGCACGGTGGTGCAGCGATCAACCAGCTGGCCAAGGCCTTTGGCGCGAAGATGGATGTGCATGCGCTGGAGCTTGATAACCCGACGAACGATTTCACCCAAGGCCCCGCGATGAGCGAGGTCGAGGTTGTCGCTGCACTGGCGGCTGGCTGGGAGGCTGTTGACCCGAAGGCTGATCTCGTGGTCACGGGCGAGATGGGCATTGGCAACACCACGTCGGCTGCGGGGATTGCTGCGGCTATACTTGGTGGCGATCCGGCGGACTGGACAGGGCGTGGCACTGGAGTGGATGACGCAGGCCTTGCCCGCAAAACGCAGGCCGTTGCCGATGGTCTGGCGCGTAATCCGGAGGCGCGCGCTGACCCGCTGCAAGCGCTACGTTGCCTTGGCGGACGCGAGATCGCAGCAATGGCGGGCGCGATGGCGGCGGCGCATCAACACCGCATTCCGGTCATTATTGATGGCTTTATCTGCACCGCCGCGGCGCTCGTTCTGGCCAAAACCGCCGATGGCGCGTTGGATCACGCTGTTGCGGGGCATAAGAGCGCGGAGGGCGCGCATATGCGTTTGCTTGATGCGATTGGCAAACAGCCGCTTCTCGATCTCGGCCTCCGGTTGGGCGAAGGCTCGGGCGCGGCACTGGCAATCGGTGTGCTTAAAGGCGCGATTGCGTGCCATTCGGGCATGGCGACATTTGCGGAAGCGGGCGTGAGCGACGGCTAG
- a CDS encoding FG-GAP repeat domain-containing protein, with product MRRVSLVLLLALWAGAAQADPFSIASARYEAPTERYPHGALGDPIEWGALVLQSETGAVRRLTLPESAVFEDTAPRLFDVDRDGMMEVIAVESDTKRGARLVIYGPSGMIAATPHIGTRFRWLAPLGAADLDGDGWIEIAYIDRPHLAKVLRVWRFENGVLHPVAEASGLTNHQFGADIIEGGIRTCGGRTEMITADANWQQIVATRLVDGVLTHRSLGAYSPVSLAAALSC from the coding sequence ATGCGACGGGTTTCGCTGGTGCTGCTCCTTGCTCTTTGGGCAGGGGCGGCGCAGGCGGACCCGTTTTCCATTGCCTCGGCACGCTATGAAGCCCCCACCGAGCGCTATCCGCATGGCGCACTGGGCGATCCGATTGAATGGGGTGCGCTTGTTTTGCAAAGTGAGACAGGCGCGGTGCGGCGGTTGACGCTGCCAGAGAGTGCGGTCTTTGAAGATACGGCGCCACGGCTGTTTGATGTCGATCGGGACGGTATGATGGAGGTCATCGCCGTCGAGAGCGACACGAAACGGGGCGCGCGGCTGGTGATTTATGGTCCCAGCGGTATGATCGCGGCGACGCCCCATATCGGGACGCGTTTCCGGTGGCTGGCGCCGCTGGGTGCGGCTGATCTGGATGGCGACGGTTGGATCGAGATCGCCTATATTGATCGCCCGCATTTGGCTAAGGTGCTGCGGGTGTGGCGCTTTGAAAACGGCGTTTTGCACCCTGTGGCGGAGGCAAGCGGGCTGACCAATCACCAATTCGGGGCCGACATAATCGAAGGGGGGATTCGCACCTGCGGCGGACGCACCGAGATGATCACTGCCGATGCTAATTGGCAGCAGATTGTGGCGACGCGGCTCGTTGACGGGGTGCTGACCCATCGCAGCCTTGGCGCCTATTCACCGGTGTCGCTGGCCGCCGCACTTAGCTGTTAA
- a CDS encoding 2Fe-2S iron-sulfur cluster-binding protein has protein sequence MAKITYIEHGGTEHVVEVANGLTVMEGARDNGIPGIEADCGGACACSTCHVYVAEEWVEKLPARDDMEEDMLDFAYEPDPRRSRLTCQLKVSDALDGLVVQMPEKQI, from the coding sequence ATGGCCAAGATCACCTACATCGAGCACGGTGGCACTGAGCATGTTGTCGAGGTCGCCAACGGACTGACCGTGATGGAAGGGGCCCGTGACAATGGCATTCCGGGGATTGAAGCGGATTGTGGCGGTGCTTGTGCCTGCTCGACCTGCCATGTTTATGTTGCCGAGGAGTGGGTCGAAAAGCTGCCCGCACGCGATGACATGGAAGAGGATATGCTGGATTTTGCCTACGAGCCGGATCCGCGCCGCTCGCGCCTGACATGCCAGTTGAAAGTCTCTGATGCGCTGGACGGGCTTGTCGTGCAGATGCCGGAAAAGCAGATTTAA
- a CDS encoding peptidoglycan-binding protein: MQLKLRFSSLVALTVTAACSAPIPGLDALLPPETTETSIAQGLDGTCQARSITPAIIETVTEQIVVQPAELSAEGEVLEPATFRTVTRQAIVQERREVLFDAVCPTDLTVEFVSGLQRALIVRGFHAGGVTGDYDRLTRAAVQSYQRRTGGPDTSTLSLASAQSLGLVAIPRSEL; encoded by the coding sequence ATGCAGTTGAAACTTCGCTTTTCCAGCCTCGTGGCGCTGACAGTTACGGCGGCCTGTTCCGCGCCGATCCCGGGTCTGGATGCCCTGTTGCCACCAGAGACGACCGAGACAAGCATCGCCCAAGGGCTCGACGGCACCTGTCAGGCCCGCAGCATCACCCCCGCGATTATCGAGACAGTGACCGAACAAATCGTCGTGCAGCCTGCCGAACTTTCGGCAGAGGGTGAGGTGCTGGAGCCTGCCACCTTCCGCACTGTCACCCGCCAAGCGATTGTTCAGGAACGCCGTGAGGTGCTGTTTGATGCAGTTTGCCCCACTGATCTGACGGTGGAATTCGTCTCTGGCCTGCAACGCGCCTTGATCGTGCGCGGTTTTCATGCGGGCGGTGTGACGGGCGACTATGACAGGCTGACCCGCGCTGCCGTTCAATCCTACCAGAGGCGCACAGGCGGGCCAGACACTTCAACCCTGTCGCTGGCCTCGGCGCAGAGCCTTGGCCTCGTCGCCATCCCCCGCAGCGAGCTGTAA
- the hflC gene encoding protease modulator HflC encodes MRKTTFLLPVLVVLIAGLMSSIYIVDEREKALVLQFGQIKAVKEEPGLGFKIPLIQEVVRYDDRILSLDTATIEVTPSDDRRLVVDAFARYRITDVVQFRQAVGVGGLRAAEDRLSSILNAQIREVLGADQVTSDSILSSERRSLMTRIRDQAQASAVSLGLDVVDVRLKQTNLPEQNLEATFARMRAEREREAADEIARGNEAAQRVRALADRTVVETLSESEREAQVARGEADARRNAIFAEAFGADPEFFDFYRSMQAYESAIQGGNSSLVLTPDSSFFDYLYSADGAAAQ; translated from the coding sequence ATGCGTAAGACAACTTTTCTTCTCCCCGTCCTCGTGGTGCTGATCGCCGGGCTTATGTCTTCGATCTACATCGTTGACGAACGCGAAAAGGCGCTGGTGCTCCAGTTCGGCCAGATCAAGGCCGTCAAAGAGGAGCCAGGTTTGGGCTTTAAGATCCCGCTGATTCAGGAGGTCGTGAGATATGACGATCGGATCCTGTCGCTGGACACCGCCACGATCGAGGTGACGCCCTCTGATGACCGTCGTTTGGTGGTCGATGCGTTTGCGCGTTACCGGATCACAGATGTGGTGCAATTCCGTCAGGCTGTCGGTGTCGGTGGTCTGCGGGCGGCTGAGGACCGGCTGAGCTCGATCCTGAACGCGCAAATCCGTGAGGTTTTGGGTGCTGATCAGGTGACTTCGGACTCGATCCTTTCCTCCGAGCGCCGCTCGCTGATGACGCGAATCCGCGATCAGGCACAGGCCAGCGCGGTGTCGTTGGGGCTTGATGTGGTCGACGTGCGTTTGAAGCAGACGAACCTGCCTGAGCAAAACCTCGAAGCCACATTCGCACGGATGCGCGCAGAGCGTGAGCGTGAAGCCGCCGACGAAATCGCGCGTGGTAACGAAGCCGCGCAGCGGGTGCGCGCATTGGCTGATCGTACCGTTGTCGAAACGCTTTCGGAATCCGAACGCGAAGCACAGGTCGCCCGAGGTGAAGCAGATGCCCGCCGTAACGCGATTTTTGCTGAAGCATTTGGTGCCGATCCGGAGTTCTTCGACTTCTACCGGTCGATGCAGGCTTACGAATCTGCGATCCAGGGGGGGAATTCCTCGCTGGTCCTGACGCCGGACAGCAGTTTCTTTGACTACCTGTATTCGGCGGATGGTGCTGCCGCGCAATGA
- a CDS encoding cation:proton antiporter, whose protein sequence is MESFLFQATIYLGAAVIAVPLAARLGLGSVLGYLAAGIVIGPLTGLVGSETQDLQHFAEFGVVMMLFLIGLELEPRTLWAMRMRLLGLGGLQIVLTAGAITGGLIFMGTSTATALAIGMILSLSSTAIVLQTLSEKGLVQTSGGRNVFSVLLSQDIAVIPMLAVLPLFAVSLPVSLSPDGSIARETATNGSDHGASDAHSAAFDFVQGLPGWGVTLITVAAIAAIILAGSFLTRPVFRYIHLARLREMYTALALLMVVSIAVLMDFVGLSPALGTFLAGVVLANSEFRHELESDLEPFKGLLLGLFFITVGAGFDFAAFFQEPFRIIGLTLLLIVLKFSVLFLLALVWKIRKRDRWLFTLGLSQAGEFGFVLVSFALATGVLTQALGQNLILVIALSMLITPLLFILYEYLSRRSTEETTTTAADEIDKQGPVIIAGIGRFGQISNRLIQSAGFQTIVLDNDLETVQMMRKFGARGFFGDPTRPDLLKAAGIETARVLLVAVDDKHTAVKLVSYARKLRPDLHIIARARDRVHVYELYAAGANDIVRELFDSSLRAGRYALENLGLSEYEAAEAQEVFYHHDRDNLRELAELWKPGVPISEIPEYVKRARELNNDLETALATRQQKRDKTAAPPLHETQAPPPAGSGEGDDLSSPPAAEKGDA, encoded by the coding sequence ATGGAAAGTTTCCTCTTTCAAGCCACGATCTATCTCGGTGCTGCGGTCATTGCCGTGCCGCTTGCCGCCCGCCTCGGGCTGGGCTCTGTCCTCGGCTATCTTGCCGCAGGCATTGTGATCGGACCGCTGACAGGGCTCGTCGGCAGCGAAACCCAAGATCTTCAGCATTTTGCCGAATTTGGCGTGGTCATGATGTTGTTTCTCATCGGGTTGGAGCTGGAGCCGCGCACCCTATGGGCCATGCGCATGCGCCTGTTGGGGCTTGGAGGGTTGCAAATCGTTTTGACCGCCGGCGCCATCACCGGCGGCCTGATCTTCATGGGCACCTCCACGGCAACCGCGCTCGCTATCGGGATGATCCTGTCGCTGTCATCGACCGCAATCGTTCTGCAAACATTGTCGGAAAAGGGACTGGTGCAAACCTCGGGTGGGCGCAATGTCTTCTCGGTTCTGCTGTCGCAGGATATCGCCGTGATCCCGATGCTGGCAGTTTTGCCCCTTTTTGCGGTTTCACTGCCGGTATCGCTCTCGCCTGACGGGTCCATCGCCCGCGAGACGGCCACCAACGGCAGTGATCACGGCGCAAGTGATGCCCATTCCGCGGCATTCGATTTTGTGCAAGGGCTGCCCGGTTGGGGGGTGACGCTGATTACCGTCGCGGCAATCGCAGCAATCATCCTCGCTGGCAGCTTCCTCACACGACCGGTATTTCGCTACATCCACCTCGCGCGCCTGCGTGAGATGTATACCGCGCTCGCGCTTCTCATGGTGGTGTCCATTGCGGTTCTGATGGATTTCGTCGGCCTCTCCCCCGCGCTCGGAACCTTTCTGGCGGGCGTTGTCCTTGCCAATTCCGAATTCCGCCACGAGCTGGAAAGCGACCTTGAGCCATTCAAAGGGCTGCTGCTCGGCCTGTTCTTCATCACCGTGGGCGCGGGCTTCGACTTCGCCGCCTTCTTCCAAGAGCCGTTCCGGATCATTGGCCTAACGCTTCTGCTGATCGTCCTCAAATTCTCGGTGCTGTTTCTTCTGGCACTGGTCTGGAAAATCCGCAAACGGGACCGCTGGCTGTTCACCCTCGGTCTGAGCCAGGCAGGTGAGTTTGGCTTCGTCCTTGTCTCGTTCGCTCTGGCTACAGGCGTATTGACTCAAGCGCTCGGTCAGAACCTGATCCTCGTGATCGCGCTATCGATGCTGATCACCCCGTTGCTATTCATCCTTTACGAATATCTGAGCCGCCGCTCGACCGAAGAGACGACAACCACCGCTGCCGACGAGATCGACAAGCAAGGGCCCGTCATCATAGCGGGCATCGGGCGCTTCGGGCAGATATCGAACCGCCTGATCCAAAGCGCCGGTTTCCAAACCATCGTGCTCGACAATGATCTGGAGACGGTTCAGATGATGCGCAAATTCGGCGCGCGCGGGTTCTTTGGCGATCCAACCCGCCCTGACCTGCTGAAAGCCGCCGGTATCGAAACCGCCCGCGTGCTTCTAGTCGCGGTGGACGACAAGCACACCGCCGTTAAGCTGGTGAGCTACGCCCGCAAATTGCGGCCCGATCTGCACATTATCGCCCGCGCCCGCGACCGCGTGCATGTCTACGAGCTCTACGCCGCCGGCGCCAATGACATCGTGCGCGAACTTTTTGACAGCTCTCTACGCGCAGGGCGCTACGCGCTCGAAAATCTCGGCCTCTCCGAATACGAGGCGGCTGAGGCACAGGAAGTGTTCTACCACCATGACCGTGACAACCTGCGCGAACTGGCCGAACTGTGGAAACCGGGCGTGCCGATTTCTGAAATTCCAGAATATGTGAAGCGCGCCCGCGAACTGAACAACGATCTCGAAACGGCATTGGCAACGCGCCAGCAAAAGCGGGATAAGACCGCTGCGCCACCCCTGCACGAGACACAAGCGCCCCCTCCAGCCGGTTCAGGTGAAGGGGACGATCTCTCCTCCCCACCCGCCGCTGAAAAGGGCGACGCCTAG